In Bremerella alba, one DNA window encodes the following:
- a CDS encoding Gfo/Idh/MocA family protein, with translation MATNGDLNRKLRMALVGGGSGSFIGRVHATAAVLDNRATLVAGALSSNPERAKASAADYDIPEARAYTSYQEMLEKENALPEDQRIDFVSVATPNHMHFPVAKAALEAGFNVMCDKPMTLNLEEAEELKKVVEKSGAVFAVTHNYTGYPLIRQAREMILNGDLGEINAIRVQYIQGWLRTKLEDTDQKQAAWRSDPAKSGAAGAYGDIGTHAYNLGRYMTGLLPDKVSSHLATFVEGRKLDDYGTTIIRYENGALCTLTASQISHGRENDLAIEIDGTKAAIQWRQENPNEMIFRQNGEPHQIYTRNPDAPFMSPMGVAACRIPAGHPEGFFEAFANIYRAAFDAMVLRATGKDFEKKDTLYPNIHDGVEGMYFIQQCVDSSQKDGAWLPLKHEAARR, from the coding sequence ATGGCTACTAACGGTGATCTGAATCGTAAATTGCGAATGGCTTTGGTCGGTGGTGGTTCCGGCTCGTTTATCGGCCGCGTGCATGCCACTGCCGCCGTCCTCGATAACCGCGCTACACTGGTCGCCGGAGCCCTCAGCTCGAATCCCGAGCGGGCCAAAGCTTCTGCCGCCGATTACGACATCCCCGAAGCCAGGGCCTATACCAGCTATCAGGAAATGCTGGAAAAAGAAAACGCTCTGCCGGAAGACCAACGCATCGATTTCGTTTCGGTCGCCACCCCCAACCACATGCATTTTCCCGTCGCCAAAGCGGCTCTGGAAGCTGGCTTCAACGTGATGTGCGACAAGCCCATGACGCTGAACCTGGAAGAAGCCGAAGAGCTTAAAAAAGTGGTTGAGAAGTCAGGTGCCGTCTTCGCCGTCACGCACAACTACACCGGCTACCCGCTGATTCGTCAGGCTCGCGAGATGATCCTCAACGGCGACCTGGGCGAGATCAATGCGATTCGCGTGCAGTACATCCAAGGCTGGCTGCGAACCAAGCTGGAAGACACCGACCAGAAGCAAGCCGCCTGGCGTAGCGACCCTGCCAAGAGTGGTGCCGCCGGTGCCTACGGCGACATCGGCACCCACGCCTATAACCTGGGCCGTTACATGACCGGTCTGCTGCCCGACAAAGTCAGTTCGCACCTGGCCACCTTCGTCGAAGGCCGCAAATTGGACGACTACGGCACGACCATTATTCGCTACGAAAACGGTGCCCTCTGCACGCTCACCGCTTCGCAGATCAGCCACGGCCGCGAAAACGATCTGGCGATCGAAATCGACGGCACCAAGGCTGCCATCCAGTGGCGTCAAGAGAACCCCAACGAAATGATCTTCCGCCAAAACGGCGAGCCTCATCAGATCTACACGCGTAACCCAGACGCACCGTTCATGTCGCCGATGGGCGTTGCCGCCTGCCGCATTCCGGCCGGACACCCCGAAGGGTTCTTCGAAGCGTTCGCCAACATCTATCGCGCCGCGTTCGATGCGATGGTGCTGCGTGCAACCGGCAAGGACTTCGAGAAGAAGGACACCTTGTACCCCAATATTCACGACGGCGTGGAAGGGATGTACTTCATTCAACAGTGCGTCGACAGCAGCCAGAAAGATGGTGCCTGGTTGCCGCTGAAGCATGAAGCGGCTCGCCGTTAA
- a CDS encoding VOC family protein, producing MKIEHFALQVADPIAVARWYVVHLGMTIQKGSNQPPFAHFLADDGGQMLIELYFNDQFDVPDQAKVPPAHFHLAFVSEAIEQDRTRLIEVGAQAEGPINTQPNGDLVCFLRDPWGLTLQLVSRAEKLLT from the coding sequence ATGAAAATCGAACACTTCGCCCTCCAGGTTGCCGACCCGATCGCCGTGGCTCGCTGGTATGTCGTGCACCTGGGCATGACCATCCAAAAGGGTAGCAACCAACCGCCGTTTGCTCACTTCCTGGCCGACGACGGAGGGCAGATGCTGATCGAGCTATACTTCAACGATCAGTTCGATGTGCCCGATCAAGCCAAGGTCCCGCCGGCTCATTTTCACCTGGCGTTTGTCAGCGAGGCGATCGAGCAAGACCGCACGCGGCTCATCGAAGTTGGTGCCCAGGCCGAAGGCCCCATCAACACACAGCCTAACGGTGACCTGGTTTGCTTCCTACGCGACCCATGGGGACTCACGCTGCAGTTGGTATCACGGGCCGAAAAGCTTTTGACCTAA